The genomic segment TGAAGGAGCACACCATGACGACGACCATCAAGATCATCCGCAACGACCGCGCGGTTCCGCAGGGCAAGCTCGCCGATGCCGAACTCCACTTCATCGGGGGCGAGCTCGACGGGCTCAAGCTGCTCGGGTTCGGTGTCTGGGAACGCCGCAGGTCCGAGCCCGGCGTCGACGGGAACGGCGCCCGAACCGACCACCTCAATGTGACGTTCCCCGCGCGCAGCTTCACCGTGCACGGTGAGCGGCGCAACTTCGCGCTCGTGCGCGCGATCCACGACCCCGCGGCGCAGGACCGCCTGCGCGAGCTCGTCTTGCAGGCCTATCGCGCCCAGGAGCCGATGGTCGAGGTTGCGAAGTCGTAGGGCAAGACGGCGCAGGCACGCGGCGAGTCGCCTGCAGCGCTGAGTTCAGAGGGCAGCCGGACGGTGGAGGTACCCTCCGGCTGCCATGTCGATGGCCGGGTGGACACGACCTCTTCGAGAGTCGAGCGGCACCGCGGCAGAAGCAGGGAGCGCGCGTTATGATGGACGAACGGCGAACACTGTCAGTGGAAGAAGCGGCCCGCGTGATGGGGATCGGCCGAAATTCCGCGTACGAGGCTATTCGACGGGGTGAACTGCCGGTCGTACGACTCGGTCGCCGGCTCCTCGTTCCACAGAAGGCCCTCGAGGTACTTCTGTCTGGCGGCTCGGCGGCGGCATCCGGAACGCAGGGGAACGAAGTGTGAAAGGTCACATTCGTCGTCGCGGACAGCGGTCGTGGGCGGTTGTGATCGATGTCGGCCGAGACGCGGCCGGCAAACGCCGGCAACGATGGCACGCGGTCAAGGGCACGAAGCGAGAGGCTGAGAAAGAGCTCACGAGGCTTCTACACAGCCTCGACGCCGGTGAGTACGTGGAGCCCTCGAAACTCACGGTGGCCGCGTATCTCGCGCGGTGGCTCGCCGACTATGCAAAGCCCAGGACGTCAGGCAAGACCTACGAGCGATACGCCCAGATCGTCGAGTCTCACCTCAAACCAGGTCTCGGGCACCACCTACTGAGGAAGCTCCAACCCCTCCACATCCAAGACCTGTACGCGCACTCGCTGGCGGCCGGGCGAAAAGGCGGGAAGAGTGGCTTGTCACCACGCACCGTCCTGCATATCCACCGGGTCGTGCATCTGGCCCTCAGGCAGGCGGTCCGCTGGCAACTGCTCGCCCGAAACCCGGCCGAGAGTGTCGAACCACCCAGGCCTCATGACCAGGAGATGCGCGTCCTGAACGAAGCGGAGATGGGGCAGTTGCTGAGAAGTGCGGAGCACACCCGGCTCTACGAGGCGATCCTGCTCGCCCTCACAACGGGCATGCGCCGCGGCGAGATCGCCGCACTCACTTGGTCTGACGTCGACTTGAAGTCCGGCGCGGTCACCGTCACAAAGTCGCTTGAGCAGACGAGGGCGGGCTTGACGGTGAAGACACCGAAGACGGCGAAGGGGCGTCGGACAATACCGCTGCCTGCCATGGCAGCAATAGCGCTTCGGAGACACAAATCACGCCAGGCAGAGCAGCGTCTTCGGCTTGGACCAGCGTATCAGGACCGCGGGCTGGTCTGTGCGGCACCTGACGGTTCGTATTGGCCGCCAGACCTGTTGTCGAAGGCGTTCAGGGCCCTGATCGTCAGGACCGGGCTCCGTCTCGTCCGGTTTCATGACCTCCGCCACACGCATGCTACCCAGTTGCTGCGACAGTCCGTTCACCCGAAGGTCGTTGCCGAGCGACTTGGTCACTCGACGATCACCATCACACTGGACACGTATTCGCATGTCCTGCCTGGTCTGCAGGAGGAGGCGGCGCAGCGACTTGACCAGGTGTTGCGGCGGGCAGTTCGGGAGAGGAAGGGAACGCGCAGTTGAAGACGAACCTCGCTTGTTCACTCCGCCTCAGCCGTGACGATTCCAAGTCGTCGGCAAACTGGCTATGAACCAACATGTGCGACTGAGAGGGCATTCGGCGGATCGGAACGGGGACGGCCGGCTGCCCGTCCCGCAGCCAACCACGCCGTCGCACGGAGCGACGTCGTTCGGCGTAGTGGACTTGTCATCCGCTATCTCGCTCTCTCATTGAGAGTTCGGGTTCGACCCGACGACCCCGGCGTTGCCTGCGCCGCCAGCAGCCGGCTCCCACCAATGACGTCTAGCGTGAGGAGTCCCACATCATTCACGGGCCGGCTCTACCAACCCGCCTGTGCGAACGGTGCCGGTCACCTGCAGCACGAAACGGGCCGTCGCCAGCCATCGCGCCAGGCAGGGTCCGCCGGCCCCCGCCCGAGGGGTCGAATTGCTTGATTCCGCGATGGGTTCGCGCGACACTTCAGCAGCTTGGTGCCTGGAGGTAGCCGCGACCCCGCTGGCGGGACCGTCTAGTTAGCTACTTTCCGGTGAAGAAATCGGTGTTGCGACGACCTGACGAGGCCCGAGACTGACTCATGGAGGTGTTCTCCATCCAGGTCGCCGTGCGCCCCGCCTTACGCGGCGGCCCGCGCCCGCCGGTCGGCGTGTGCCGCGATGCTGAGCAGGTTGCTGGCGATCACGCCGAGCCCGACGGCCCGCGCCATGCCGTCAGCGCCATGATAGCGACACCGCTGGAGGTCGTGGCGACGCTTGAGGACAGTGATCCGCCCCTCGGAGCCGACCCGCCAGCGCATCCCGCGGCGGAACCAGCGCTGCCGCTCGTGTGCTCGTCGCGCGGCCGACTTCGGGCCCAGTGTGGGCAAGACGACCCGCCGGCCGCCCCGCGCCGTGGCGAGCGCTTCGTTCGCCGCCGAACTGTAGCCTCGAATCGGCGTGGCGAGGTCAGGCGGCCGACCGAAGCACTGCGCGTGCGCGTCGAGCGCGAGGCCCCACAACGTCCGAATCGGCGGGCCGCTGGGCATGGACCTCGTACGCCGTGATGATCTGGCCCTCGCTCTCCTGGATGGTGACGAGCTTCCCGAACTCCGTCGGCTTCACCAGCTTGCCCTTGCGGATGGCCTCGGTGTGGAGCTCGAAGATGCTCAGCACTTTGTTGGGGACGTGGGTGTCGCCGCCGAGGACGCGGGCCCGGGTTTGCGCCAGGACCCGGCGCGCGAGGGGGCGCAGCTGATCGAGCGTCACCGGCGTCCGCTGGAGGACCCGCTGCGCGGTCGGGGCGGCGGTGCGGATCCGCTGCGTGATCCGGCGCACCATCGTGTCCGCGTCGCGCAGGACGGCGCGCGTGGTCGCCATCAGGCGGCGGTAGATCCGGGGGCGGGCCGTGTCGTCGGCGCCGCGGCGGGTCGTCTTCGCGATGGCGAGCACTTGACGGTCGACACTGCGCAAGCGATTCCGCACACGCGCGGCCGCGCCGCCCAGCACGGCCCCGGCCCGCTGCATCGTCCGCGTGAGCACGCGCACGCTGTCGCGCAACAGCGTGCTGCCGGTCGGGTACTGGACGTGCGTCTCGACGACGGTGGTGTCCACGCGCAAGCGCCGTCCGCGCGTGACCTGCCGTGCGACGGCGAGCTCGACGATCCGCGCATGCACCTACTGGAGCACCTCGGGCCGGAGCACCCGCGCGATCTTCAGGATCGTCTTCGCATCGGGCACCGGGCCCGCCCCGACGCGGGCGAACGCGCGGAAGACCAGATTCGCGCGCACCTCGTGCTCGAGTGTGTCGTAGCTCCAGCGGTACAGGTGCTTCAAGACGAGCATGCGCAGCACGACATCGGCCGGCGTGCCGGGCCGGCCGCGCCGCCGGCTCTGCGCCCACCGCGCTTCGAGGGCCTCGACGATCGGATCAAGCACAGCGCCGTCCTCCAACAGCGCGTCGATGCGCTGCAGGTCGGCCGGCCAGAGCTTGCTCGCATCGGGCAAGACCACTTCCCAGACACGGCGCTGACGGTCGCGGCGGTGTGCCAGAGGCCCTCCCGCGCGTCATCGGATCTGCCCTCGGCGCCGCGCGGTGTCGCAGACCTGCGCGCGATTGCGGTCGGCGAGCTCGCGGGCGATCGCCTGGAAGCGATGCCACGCGTCCACCCCGGCGCGGACCTCGACGGCCAATACGTAAGGGACATGCAGGCTGCGGGTTCTTCCCGTCCCCAGCCCAGTGCGCCAACTGCAGGGCGGGATGTTTCTCGCCGTGGACGCAGCGACACGTGGGCTTGCCACACCGCCGCCCGCGCTCGGCCAGGGTCCCGAAGACGATGGTCCGCGTCAGGCGCTGGAGCTCCTTGCGGAGCATCGCGGTAGGGACGGCTTCGAGGTGATCCAATGACACGACGACAGATGATCGCACACGAGATCGCTGCATGCAGGCCCTCCGCGTGCGCCATTCTGCCAAGAACCCGGACCGGTGTCTCTCGTGTCTATCGAGACGAAACGTGGCCATTCTTCACCGGAAAGTAGTTAGGGCCACTTCGTCGGCCGGTTGCTGGTCCCGTGCGGATCAGAGTTCGGGCGGGTCGAATCGGGTGACGTGCGGATGGAAACGGCGAGGCCGACACCGAGTTCGAGACGAACTTCCGAACCATCGGCCCTGGCCTCGATGTTGGGTCGCGCCGGTTGAGAAGCGTGAGTGTCGAGGGCGTCCCCCGAATCCTCCGCCCGAGAGTAGGGATCGGAATGTAATCTGCCGCTCATCCGGCCCCTCCGCCTTGACAAGACCAGACCGCTTCGTCACTAGATTGCCCGGATTGTCCTGCAAATGAGGGAGGTGTCCGTCGGCAGCGACGGTGTATTCGGGAGATCCTAGTGTCGGACTACTTAGACGAGTTCATTCAGCTCAATCGCACCTTCCGCGACCTCGCCCTTAGCGAGGAAGAGGGAAGGGAGGCGGAGATCTTCAGACTGATGCGCCGCGACAAGCCGACGCAGTGGCCTGAACTGCTGAATGAGCCCCGGGTCATCCTTCTGTCGGAGGCGGGCTCGGGAAAGACGGAAGAGATCCGTCACGTCTGTCGCGACCTACGTCGCCGCAAGAAGAACGCCTTCTTCCTTCGCATCGAGCATCTCGCGCAGGACTTCGAAGACTCCTTCGAGGAGGGAACGCCAGAGGAATTCGAACGCTGGATAGCGTCCGGGGAGGAAGGGTGGCTTCTCCTAGACTCGGTGGACGAGGCGCGGCTCAAGGACCCGAAGGACTTCGAGCGCGCGATCAGGACGATCGCACGCAAGCTGCGCGGCGTGCTGCAGCATGCGCACATCGTCATCACTAGCAGGGGCGAGGCATGGCGCCCGAAGACCGACCTTTTGCTCTGCGAGACTAATCTGCCGTGGACTCCCCCGGTGACCGCGCCCGAAGAGGACC from the Acidobacteriota bacterium genome contains:
- a CDS encoding site-specific integrase, which codes for MKGHIRRRGQRSWAVVIDVGRDAAGKRRQRWHAVKGTKREAEKELTRLLHSLDAGEYVEPSKLTVAAYLARWLADYAKPRTSGKTYERYAQIVESHLKPGLGHHLLRKLQPLHIQDLYAHSLAAGRKGGKSGLSPRTVLHIHRVVHLALRQAVRWQLLARNPAESVEPPRPHDQEMRVLNEAEMGQLLRSAEHTRLYEAILLALTTGMRRGEIAALTWSDVDLKSGAVTVTKSLEQTRAGLTVKTPKTAKGRRTIPLPAMAAIALRRHKSRQAEQRLRLGPAYQDRGLVCAAPDGSYWPPDLLSKAFRALIVRTGLRLVRFHDLRHTHATQLLRQSVHPKVVAERLGHSTITITLDTYSHVLPGLQEEAAQRLDQVLRRAVRERKGTRS
- a CDS encoding transposase, whose translation is MPDASKLWPADLQRIDALLEDGAVLDPIVEALEARWAQSRRRGRPGTPADVVLRMLVLKHLYRWSYDTLEHEVRANLVFRAFARVGAGPVPDAKTILKIARVLRPEVLQ
- a CDS encoding helix-turn-helix domain-containing protein, giving the protein MMDERRTLSVEEAARVMGIGRNSAYEAIRRGELPVVRLGRRLLVPQKALEVLLSGGSAAASGTQGNEV